A region from the Triticum aestivum cultivar Chinese Spring chromosome 3D, IWGSC CS RefSeq v2.1, whole genome shotgun sequence genome encodes:
- the LOC123079655 gene encoding nuclear transcription factor Y subunit B-2, with translation MVLEEAHHGTFNPTGSTGRVRPHPQPPLFSLFPTDERPGSVVFPIAPARAASPSPASDLAFPTPPRSANHRLLLPPPFSPLRSSPPARAFFIRVSGRGMADDDSGSPRGGGGVREQDRFLPIANISRIMKKAVPANGKIAKDAKETLQECVSEFISFVTSEASDKCQKEKRKTINGDDLLWAMATLGFEEYVDPLKIYLQKYRDMEGDSKLTSKSGEGSVKKDIIGAHSGATSSNAQAMVQHGAYAQGMGYMQPQYHNGDT, from the exons ATGGTGCTAGAAGAAGCTCACCACGGCACTTTTAACCCCACGGGGTCCACCGGCAGGGTGAGGCCCCACCCGCAGcctcctctcttctctctcttcccgACCGACGAACGGCCCGGATCCGTCGTCTTCCCCATCGCACCGGCCCGGGCCGCGTCGCCTTCTCCAGCGTCCGATCTCGCATTCCCCACCCCTCCTCGCAGCGCCAACCAccgtctcctcctcccccctcccttcTCTCCCCTCCGCTCCTCCCCCCCCGCGCGCGCGTTTTTTATAAG ggtttcggggcgcgGGATGGCCGACGACGACAGCGGGAgcccccggggcggcggcggggtcaggGAGCAGGACCGCTTCCTCCCCATCGCCAACATCAGCCGCATCATGAAGAAGGCCGTGCCGGCCAACGGCAAGATCGCCAAGGACGCCAAGGAGACCCTCCAGGAGTGCGTCTCCGAGTTCATCTCCTTCGTCACCAGCGA GGCCAGCGACAAGTGCCAGAAGGAGAAGCGCAAGACCATCAACGGGGACGATCTGCTCTGGGCCATGGCCACGCTCGGATTCGAGGAGTACGTAGACCCCCTCAAGATCTACCTGCAAAAGTACAGAGAT ATGGAG GGTGATAGTAAATTGACCTCAAAATCTGGTGAAGGATCCGTGAAGAAAGATATAATTGGTGCTCATAGTGGTGCGACTAGCTCAAACGCCCAAGCG ATGGTTCAGCATGGAGCTTACGCCCAAGGGATGGGTTATATGCAACCCCAG TACCATAATGGGGACACCTGA